The Humulus lupulus chromosome 3, drHumLupu1.1, whole genome shotgun sequence genome window below encodes:
- the LOC133824956 gene encoding uncharacterized protein LOC133824956 gives MEFCNILSWNVRGLNKKNKKMSILDVCRLNKFGIGALLETKVKGEMLKEVMCSTFVGWDYYSSLRLEGRILLIWKASWVRIEAIQENDQFFNCRVRICNTNQDFCLTVVYGSNQLEARRSLRYDLAHFIFPVKPWVVLGDFNAIFDPNDRVGGRPISVKELEDARQWLDLCLVEELKIMGSYYMWSNNQEGGNRIYSKLDRMFSNEDWLDSFPNVTAVSHWEVVSDHCVILLKQVAVKNVGVQPSRFYNMWASHPQFRTTVLDNWSKPLKVEGCGLEQAKSNLYNDPNNSCLCAEERTTFLEFKRQEKLYASFISQKRKIDWLHFGDENSSFIHASLKKRKVANRIVKASGYIDPITIALGLVLNFDAQLELIKPFSILDVKSAMFSIKSIKSHGPDGFGSSFFKALWKDIGKEVSLAVLDIFESGYAPKFLNNTILVSYLWLIILLMLLTIGLLRAGAFIQHRSLACTVLILQDLIKGYNRKHCSPRCLMKIDINKAYDSIDWDFLENLLKALRFPGRFIRWIMVCLRRTTYRLMMNGRIQGCFQGGKGLRQGDPISSMLFVIVMEYLTHLLIKTSKEKNFRFHPLCKSLNLISLCFGDDLLLLAEGFFPLTYLGVPLRPTKWKAIDWEFAIIG, from the exons ATGGAGTTCTGCAACATATtgagttggaatgttagaggattaaataagaagaataagaagatgtCAATACTTGATGTCTGTCGTTTGAATAAATTTGGAATTGGGGCTCTCCTTGAAACAAAAGTCAAGGGAGAGATGCTCAAGGAAGTTATGTGTTCTACATTTGTTGGTTGGGATTATTATAGTAGTTTGCGATTGGAGGGTAGAATTTTATTGATTTGGAAGGCTAGCTGGGTTCGTATTGAAGCTATCCAAGAAAATGACCAATTTTTCAATTGTAGAGTTCGAATATGTAACACTAATCAAGATTTTTGTCTTACTGTTGTGTATGGATCAAATCAGTTGGAGGCTAGGAGGTCTCTTAGGTATGATTTGGCTCATTTTATTTTTCCAGTCAAACCTTGGGTCGTCTTAGGTGACTTTAATGCTATTTTTGACCCTAATGATAGAGTGGGTGGGAGGCCTATTTCGGTGAAAGAACTAGAAGATGCTAGACAGTGGCTTGACCTTTGTTTGGTGGAAGAATTGAAGATAATGGGATCTTACTATATGTGGTCTAACAATCAGGAAGGGGGGAATCGTATTTACTCTAAGTTGGATAGGATGTTCTCTAATGAGGACTGGTTGGACTCCTTTCCTAATGTTACTGCTGTTTCTCACTGGGAGGTGGTTTCAGACCACTGTGTTATTCTTCTTAAGCAAGTAGCAGTTAAAAATGTGGGGGTTCAACCTTCTCGTTTCTATAATATGTGGGCATCTCATCCTCAATTCAGGACAACTGTTTTGGACAACTGGTCCAAGCCTTTAAAAGTTGAGGGATGTGGCTTGGAGCAG GCAAAATCTAATCTCTATAATGACCCGAATAATAGTTGTTTGTGTGCTGAAGAAAGAACAACTTTTCTGGAGTTTAAGAGACAGGAGAAACTTTATGCCAGTTTTATTTCTCAAAAGAGAAAGATTGATTGGCTTCATTTTGGTGATGAAAATTCCTCTTTTATTCATGctagtctgaagaaaagaaaagttGCTAATAGGATTGT TAAAGCTTCAGGTTATATTGACCCTATCACTATTGCTCTTGGTCTGGTTTTGAATTTTGATGCCCAACTGGAGTTGATCAAACCGTTTTCCATTCTAGATGTTAAATCTGCTATGTTCAGTATTAAGTCTATAAAGAGCCATGGCCCTGATGGCTTTGGGTCTAGTTTCTTCAAAGCATTATGGAAAGATATAGGCAAGGAGGTGTCCCTGGCAGTGCTTGACATTTTTGAATCTGGTTATGCTCCTAAGTTTTTGAACAATACTATCTTAGTCTCATACCTATGGTTGATTATTCTGCTAATGCTGCTGACTATAGGCCTATTGCGTGCT GGAGCTTTTATACAACATAGATCTCTTGCATGTACTGTTCTCATTCTTCAAGACCTAATTAAGGGTTACAATAGGAAACATTGTTCTCCTCGGTGCTTGATGAAGATTGACATTAATAAAGCTTATGACTCCATAGATTGGGACTTCTTGGAGAATCTTTTGAAAGCACTTAGGTTTCCTGGTCGATTTATCAGATGGATCATGGTCTGTCTAAGAAGAACTACCTACCGTTTGATGATGAATGGTCGAATTCAAGGTTGTTTTCAGGGTGGTAAAGGGCTTCGACAAGGTGACCCTATCTCCTCAATGCTCTTTGTTATAGTGATGGAATACCTTACGCATTTATTGATTAAAACTTCCAAGGAGAAAAACTTCAGATTCCATCCTTTATGCAAATCTTTAAACCTTATTAGTCTTTGTTTTGGTGATGATTTACTACTG CTGGCTGAAGGGTTCTTTCCTCTGACATATCTAGGAGTTCCTTTGAGACCAACAAAATGGAAGGCAATTGATTGGGAATTCGCAATTATTGGATGA